The genomic segment ACCGCCGGCGAGCAGGTGATCCGCCAGGAGGTCGTGGCCGACGCCACCGCCGCGATGCAGCGCGTGATGACCGACGGCTCCGCCGCCCGCGGCGCCCGCGCCCTGGACCGCCCCTCCGCCGGCAAGACCGGCACGTCGCAGAGCAACCGGGCGGCGTGGCTGAGCGCCTTCACCCCGCAGCTGGCCACGACCGTGGTCCTCTACAACCCCGGCCCGGACGGCGAGCAGCTGGAGCTGCCGCCCTTCGGCGGCGCCCGCCAGATCACCGGCGGCTCCGTCCCCACGTCGATCTGGACCTCCTTCATGGTCAAGGCGCTCGACGACGTCGACGCCGAGGTCCTCGACTTCCCCGAGCCCGCCGGCATCGGCCGCGCCACCAGCACGCCCACCCGCTCCGCCTCCCCCTCCGCCGAGGCGAGCCGGACGCCGACGCCGGAGGCGAGCGAGGAGCCGACGACCGAGCCGACCGAGGACGAGGAGGCGAGCGAGGAGGCGACCGCGCAGCCGACGACGCGGCCCGGCGACGAGGCGAGCGGCGGCACGGACGGCACCAACGGCGCGGACGGCACCGACGGCGCCGGGGACGACGAGAGCGCGGACGAGGAGATCGACGTCGAGGCCCTCTTCGGCACCCGGGGCGGGGGCGGCGGAGCCGGTGGCGGGGGCGGCGAGGGCGGCCCGGACGGCGGCCAGGGCAGGAACCGCACCTGAGCGGCGCCGCCCCCGACCCCTCGCCCGCCGACCCGGTCGTCCGCGCGGCCAGCGAGGTGGTCGGAGGGCCGCCAGGACGGCGCGCCGCGCACGGCGCCCCCCCGGCCTGGCGCTCCCCGGCCGTGCTGCTCGTGCTCGCCAGCGCGCTGCCGCTCGCCCTCGCCGTCCTCACCCGCGCGCACTGCCGCGCCACGGGCTGGGCCAGCCCGGACCAGTTCACCCACGCCTGCTACAGCGACGTGCCCGCCCTCGTCGCGACGGACGGCGCCGCCGGCGCCCCGCCCGGCACCGCTCTCCTCCTGCGCGCGCTCGCCGCCGTCGGCGGCAGCCCGCGCGGGGCGTTCGACGCGTCGGTGCTCCTCGGGGCCGCGGCGCTCGCGGTCGGCGTCGCGGCCCTGGTGCGCGCCGCCGGGCCCCGCCCGGAGGACGCCGCGCTGCTCGCCCTCTCGCCCGCGCTGGTCGCGTCCGCGGTGGTCGGGCTCGACCTGGTCGCCGTCGGGTGCGTCGCGGCGGCGCTGCTGGCCTGGGCCCGCGAGCGGCCGCTGGTGGCCGGCCTGCTCGCCGGGGCCGCGGCGTCCGTGCGCCCCGTCACCGCACTGCTCGTGCTGGCCGCGGTGCTCGTCGCCGTGCGCGAGCGGCGGCGCAGGGCGGGTGTCGCGGTCGCGGCGGGCGCGCTGCTGGCCGTGGCGGCCGCGACGCTGCTGGCGGGCGCCACGGGCGGCTCGTCGTGGCTGCGCGAGCTGCGGGCGGGCGCCGGCTACGGCTCGCTGTGGCTGCTGCCCTCCCTGACCGGGCACCCGCTGCCCGACCGCGCGGTGCTGCTGCTGTGGCTGCCGACCACGCTGGCGCTGGTCGCGGCCGTGGCGGTGCTCGCGGCCCGGCCCGGCGCGCGCCGCCTCGACCTGCCCGCCGTGGCGCTGCTGCTCGTCGGCGGCGCGCTCGTGACGGCCCCCGTCGTCCCGGTGCAGGCGACGCTCGTCGTCCTGCCGCTGGCGGCCCTGGCGGTGCCGCGCTGGAGCGCGCACCTGCCGTGGGCGGCCGCCGAGGTGCTCTACGCGACGGCGACCTGGCTGTACCTGTACGGCGCGTCCGTGCCGCAGCGCGGCGCCCCCGCGTGGCTCTACGGCGCGCTGCTGCTGGTGCGGCTGGCGGCCCTGGCCTGGCTCGTCGTCCAGCCCCTGCGCGAGCGGGCGGCCGCGGGCGGGGCGGGTGCGGGCGGGGCGGGTGCGCAGGCGGCCCTGTGGACGAGCGGCGCGCGGGGGTCGGCGGCCCCGGTAGTCTTGACCCGCTCCGGACGGCGGCCACCGTGGTCGCCGCAGCCGGCGCAGACGCACAGCCCTCCTGTCACGGAGAGACCGTGACCGCCCAGTCCGAAGGAGGTGGGTCCCGCATGCGTCACTACGAACTCATGGTGATCCTCGACGCAGAGCTCGAGGAGCGCACCGTCGCCCCGTCGCTCGACCGGTTCCTCAACGTCGTCCGCCAGGGCGGCGGCAGCGTCGACAAGGTCGACATCTGGGGACGCCGCCGCCTGGCGTACGACATCGACAAGAAGCCCGAGGGCATCTACGCGGTGGTCGACATGACCGCCGAGCCCGCGGTGGCGCAGGAGCTCGACCGCCAGCTGAACCTCAACGAGGCCGTGCTGCGCACCAAGCTCATGCGCCCCGACGCCCGCTGAGCGGCGCTCGCGCCCTCACCCTCCGCCCACCCCCGAAGGAGCAGCCATGGCCGGCGAGACCGTCATCACGGTGATCGGCAACCTCACCAACGACCCCGAGCTGCGGTTCACGCCGTCCGGGGCCGCGGTCGCGTCCTTCACCGTGGCGTCCACCCCCCGCACGTTCGACCGCCAGGCGAACGAGTTCAAGGACGGCGAGACGCTGTTCATGCGCTGCTCGGTGTGGCGCGACGCGGCGGAGAACGTCGCCGAGTCCCTCCAGCGCGGCGCCCGCGTCATCGTCTCCGGCCGCCTGGTCTCGCGCTCGTACGAGACCAAGGAGGGCGAGAAGCGCACCGTCGTCGAGATGCAGGTCGACGAGGTCGGTCCCTCGCTGCGCTACGCCACCGCGAAGGTCAACAAGACCTCCCGCGGCGGTGGCGGCGGTGGTGGCGGCTTCGGCGGGTCCGGCGGCGGCGGTGGCTTCGGCGGCGGCTCGGGCGGCGGTGGTGGCGGCTTCGGCGGCGGCTCGGGCGGCAACGACCCGTGGGCCACCGGCCCCGCGGGCGGCTCGGGCGGCTCCGGCGGTTCCGGCGGCTCCTCGGGCGGGGGCAGCGGCTCCGGCGGCAGCTGGGGCGGCGGCTCCTACAACGACGAGCCCCCCTTCTGATCCACCCGACACCCCATCCCGGCCCCTGCAGGGGGGTCGGGCTCCGACGAGAGGAGCACCACGATGGCCAAGCCTGTAGTGCGCAAGCCGAAGAAGAAGCTCAACCCGCTCAAGGCCGCCAAGATCACGACGGTCGACTACAAGGACACCGCGCTGCTGCGCAAGTTCATCTCCGACCGCGGCAAGATCCGCGCCCGCCGCGTGACCGGCGTCTCCGTGCAGGAGCAGCGCCAGATCGCCACGGCCGTGAAGAACGCCCGCGAGATGGCGCTGCTGCCCTACACCAGCTCCGCGCGCTGAGAGGACCCGAGATGAAGCTGATCCTCACGCAGGAGGTCACCGGTCTCGGCGCTCCCGGCGACGTGGTCGAGGTCAAGGACGGCTACGGCCGCAACTACCTCGTCCCGCGCGGGCTGGGCACCCAGTGGACCAAGGGCGGCGAGAAGCAGGTGGCGCAGATCCGCGCCGCCCGCGCCAGCCGCGAGATCGCGTCGCTCGAGGAGGCCCGCGCCCTCAAGGCCCGCCTCGAGTCCGCTCCCGTGCGCTTCACCGCGCGCACCGGTGCCGGCGGGCGCCTCTTCGGCGCCGTGACCCCGGCCGACGTGGCCGAGGCCGTCAAGACCACCACCGGGCTGGACGTCGACCGCCGCAAGGTCGAGGTCGGCAACCCGATCCGCGCGATCGGCAGCTACACGGTGCAGGTGCGCCTGCACCCGGAGGTCTCCGCGAGCATCGACCTCGAGGTCGTGCCGCAGGCCTGAGCGGCCGCGCTCGGGAGCACCGCGCTCCCGCGCTCACGACGGCGCCCGCCGCGCCCCCGCGAGGGGCCCTGCGGGCGCCGTCGTGCGTGGTGGGCCTGCCTGGTCGCACTCTTCCGGGAAGTCGCGCGTACGGGGGCCCCTCGTCGTGCACTTTCCCGGGAACTCGCGCGTGGTGGGCCTGCCTGATCGCACTTTCCCGAGAACTCGCGGCCGTGGGGGCCTGCCCGGCCGCACTCTTCCGGGAAGTCGCGCGTGCGGGGGCCTGCCCCCGAGCGCGCACGCTCGGGGGTCCGTTCAGCGGACGGCGCCCGTGACCATCCACGCGGTGCCGCGCGCCCGCAGCGCGAGCGGGACGGCGCGCGCGGCCATGAAGCCGCCCGCGAAGGCGCACCACAGCAGCACGAGCCC from the Quadrisphaera sp. DSM 44207 genome contains:
- a CDS encoding glycosyltransferase 87 family protein, with product MLLVLASALPLALAVLTRAHCRATGWASPDQFTHACYSDVPALVATDGAAGAPPGTALLLRALAAVGGSPRGAFDASVLLGAAALAVGVAALVRAAGPRPEDAALLALSPALVASAVVGLDLVAVGCVAAALLAWARERPLVAGLLAGAAASVRPVTALLVLAAVLVAVRERRRRAGVAVAAGALLAVAAATLLAGATGGSSWLRELRAGAGYGSLWLLPSLTGHPLPDRAVLLLWLPTTLALVAAVAVLAARPGARRLDLPAVALLLVGGALVTAPVVPVQATLVVLPLAALAVPRWSAHLPWAAAEVLYATATWLYLYGASVPQRGAPAWLYGALLLVRLAALAWLVVQPLRERAAAGGAGAGGAGAQAALWTSGARGSAAPVVLTRSGRRPPWSPQPAQTHSPPVTERP
- the rpsF gene encoding 30S ribosomal protein S6, producing the protein MRHYELMVILDAELEERTVAPSLDRFLNVVRQGGGSVDKVDIWGRRRLAYDIDKKPEGIYAVVDMTAEPAVAQELDRQLNLNEAVLRTKLMRPDAR
- a CDS encoding single-stranded DNA-binding protein; protein product: MAGETVITVIGNLTNDPELRFTPSGAAVASFTVASTPRTFDRQANEFKDGETLFMRCSVWRDAAENVAESLQRGARVIVSGRLVSRSYETKEGEKRTVVEMQVDEVGPSLRYATAKVNKTSRGGGGGGGGFGGSGGGGGFGGGSGGGGGGFGGGSGGNDPWATGPAGGSGGSGGSGGSSGGGSGSGGSWGGGSYNDEPPF
- the rpsR gene encoding 30S ribosomal protein S18, whose protein sequence is MAKPVVRKPKKKLNPLKAAKITTVDYKDTALLRKFISDRGKIRARRVTGVSVQEQRQIATAVKNAREMALLPYTSSAR
- the rplI gene encoding 50S ribosomal protein L9, with protein sequence MKLILTQEVTGLGAPGDVVEVKDGYGRNYLVPRGLGTQWTKGGEKQVAQIRAARASREIASLEEARALKARLESAPVRFTARTGAGGRLFGAVTPADVAEAVKTTTGLDVDRRKVEVGNPIRAIGSYTVQVRLHPEVSASIDLEVVPQA